ATGAGTAAGCTACCGTATGTCCTGGAAGGATCACATCCAAACCAttgaaagaaaagaaagaaagaaagaaatatttattgccaaaatcattaaacaaactttacaaatgtgaaaaatataaaaattttcatatacaatacattgcaaaaacttaaaattaaaatattttccatttaaaaatcgattataatattatcattggcgttaccagcaaaactaagtagtttgagcgatggcaacgagtaatcagtcggctataattagtggcttgagattcagtcgaaaatagaaaaaatataataaagaaaaaagaaacataaatatggaatgtatgaaaaactagaaaaaaaataaaatttcaatccgaaaagaagaagtactaagagtgaaatactaagagagcagaaaaactagaatgaatttataataatttaaaaactcaaaagaaaaagagatgattcatgtaattattaatctacaattcactgtacatatgtaatccatttagtaacataatgtaattcatttgtagcatatatgcaattccttttgtaagcaaagagagaattagaaaaacaatacaatacagtacacatgacacaaaaaataaaacttaaactcagagagagaaaattaatctgggagtatagccctactaataataaattcagaggaactgaggaagacagtatatgcacatcaaattaaaatattttaagtatgatatcttctgtctttatccagctttcaatttttaatttaagtgcTTTTGTAGGTTTTCTCGcaatgaaatgttctggcataaaattaataagcttttttgTTGTATAGTTGAATTGTCTTCTGCATATAGTTAGATCTGTTCGAGGAACAAAGCATCTATTTACTGATCTAAAACtataattagttgaatgaggtGTAAAAAGATGTATATGGTTGCTGATATATTTAACAAGATTTCTGATATACAGTTGCCTAACTGACAGAACTCCGAACTCCATAAAAAGTTGCTGGCTAGGGTACCTTCTATGCACTCCTAGTGCTGCCTTGAGGAtactcttttgaataatatttagtttATTGAAATGAGCATTAAAAGCACCACCCCAGACCCTAATTCCATACTGAAAAACTGATTGGGCGTATGCAAGATAGACCATTTTACTTAAAGATTTCTCTTTTAGTAAGCTCAATTTATagattaagtttttttatagTAAGTTCATTGCTAACAGATTGAATAGGTCGTATTAACACTATCCCATTTACaggaaagaaaaactttcttaaACTATTCTATAAACTATTAAAAACTACTATATAAAAACTAGGTATTCTATTTCtagagaaaaaatattctatacatAGGTATACTATGCCTATGTGTACTCTCATTTTTGCTATGGTACAATTTTCTGGGGAAACTCCCCAGATAGCCCACAAAGTGTTTTTAATCCAAAAAAGAGTTCGAAAGTAATAATATTTGGCTTTAAGCGCGAGACTCTTGTAAAGcatgtttcaaaaaatcatgacactgccttctatcaacattcatcaattagGTACGGTAACTTACTAATATATTTTGTTGTCTCACATAAATTTCAGTTTAGTGCAGAGAATCACCAGTATAATATCAGGAAAAGAAATTTAATAGCCAACCCATACACAGAAACTCtacattaaattttgaaaatactcCTTTTTATGCCGGATTGCGACTATTTAATAAACTTCCAGAAGTCACTAACAGAATTGAATGTATTACATTATTTAAGAAGGAAATCAGGTTAATTAGGAGATGTTATTTCATCGACGGattttaattatgatatttCTTACAATTCCTTTACTGTTTATATTAATTTACAATATTCAGTAAGCTTGGATCTTAGTTTGTTATATTTAATGAATTTGCTACTGTTACAAATGATCTATTCTTGGTTATaactataatttaatgagtAAATATTAACTTACTCTTAGCATAAAATGATAAGCCTTTCTTCTCATAAGCATCAGGTTCAAATTACAAGTGTGTTGACTGCTTTTAGATAGCATTTGTTCATAAAACTAGTttcatttacattaaaattgacattgaaatcagcatataatattaaattataataacatttatatgGCACATAATCTCGTATATCACTAAGACAGCATAGAAAGTTGTTAAAAAACTAACATCATTGTTATAGGGTCtgtacaatgacaaaacaattattttttcatttggaaGTTCAATTGCATTAGCTTCACAAACCATTTCTATACAAATTTCCTTTACTTCTTTAATTCTTTGAATTCCAatccattaattaaaaaaattgctgCTCTACGatgaatagatttttttcttatgaatGGAAGTTAACTAATGGTATGTTGAAAAACACACAAACTTACACATAACAAACAGTAAGTTTAAAATGGATTCAAAGAATCCAAAAGCAGGCTTCAGTCGGTtagtgaatattttataatttctttacAAAATTGAGTTCTACAGTAGTTGAAAGTGATAAAACCCTCGATTTGATTCTAATAGACAAAGCACCTAAAATACTGCATATTTATACTACCAGACACCAACATACAGTTCAAGAGTAGTTTTTATAATTCAGGATATTGACTAAATAATAAGATTCTTacctaataattaattgataaattaatacttcCTACCAAATTTACTGCGATGCGAGtaaaaaaattttgtttcttgtgTATTATCTCCACCGCACCTAACTCGATTGCGAATTATCGATGTAGGCTATCGAAGTGACATGAATTAAGGTAATCACTACACGACTCAACCATTTGGatttataaaatcacttcacttataatTATGggctaatttattaaaattaataaaaacatgtagtatcatttttatttagaaCATTTCAACGTCTAGTTAATAAATCTGATTCAATTTGACTTGaataatcctatttttgataaaatttaaagtaaataatatgattaacaATAAATCATTTTAACCATGAAATaacgaataattaattaataaatcataTGAAAATAAGCATAACATATATTATctagtatcaacttgtttatttttacatttaaacttgaaaatggccaaagtaggccgAAAATAGTCTTTGAAACGTttcaaataaaaagggtactacatgatttcattttgtttttataactTTATACTTAGGTCGCCAATCACCTGAAAAGATGCAGCCTTCTACATACCAAGGTAATTAATATACTAGTATACCATTAATTTACAGTATACTTATTCAACATTTTACATAATACATGCAGTATTGATGATAATCAACAATATATTCCTCATTTTGATCTGACATGGTAAAATTCACCAAACGATGTATTGAATATtgcaaattgaatgaaactgatCTACAAAACCAACTATCTGTGTACGGCTAGAGGTTTAGTTTTGATTGGAAACTGGTTGTTGCAAGCGCAATCGTTTAGCAACTGTTGTTGCAAAACAGTTGCTCCGTGGGCTCTCGTCTTAAACTTCAGTGCTTGCATGCTGACTATAGCAACGCCTACAGTACCATTTCTTAGATTTGGAGAGAACTTTCACTCCACTACACCTAAGATGAAAGTTCTCCAAACAACCACTGCATGATACACTATCTTCACAAGAATCCAACTTGCATTCTGAACAAAAAATGGATGATTGTTTCTTTTGAATTTTACCAAACTTTCAATACTTTTCCACGCGTCCGATGTGAAGTACtttcttatagattttatttcacATCTACTGTCCAAGCATCCAGAGCTCACCTTATTCTCATTCACTTCAACTTCATGTTTCTCGACAACTTGTCCGTCAAGTGCGAGGAAGGCTCTATCTCGTGTGATAAACCACTGGAGCATCAACAACTGCCGATCCCTACTCTTCTTTCTTTCAAACGGAATCATTCTGTTTGATTTCCCTTTTTTCTCGGAAGCCCTATAACAGTACTATTAGCACCCTTTGGCCTGCCCTTCTGTTTCATTTTTTTGGGCATGAGAGGTAGAACAGGGGTTTCACCTGTTGACAGTTTTGTTTGTGGCATGCCTAGTCCCTCATTGAGGTCACCCACACTAGGAATTTCTATAAATGTGTTGTGGTGTACATTAAAACTGCCAATGTCAACTACAACTGAACTTTCTTTAACAAAGTTGTTTTCCACAGACACTTCATCAAGATGAACCTCACTGCCACAAAAGGTTTCAACCTCCACAACAGAAACTTCTTTATCAAGTTCCCACAGTCTAATTATATCATTTAAAACTTGCATCCTTTGAGGAAACTGTCTACTAGATACTTCCGAAGCAAGTGTAGctattttctgaatttttgTGATGGCCATGCGGTATTTATCATTTTGTGACAAAACTTTCTTCGTAGACACAGATGACTGAGTAATGACTGCCTCTGCAAGACTTCTTGTGGTGTCTGTTAACATCAAACGACTATTGTTCAAATAGAATTCCTTAGTCCATCTTTGTGGGACAAGAATACTGTCAAAGAGAGGCAGAGAAAGTTTTTCTCTTACATGCAAGACATGGTGGCAAGGTAGATTGTAGGAGTAGAAGAATCGGCAGCTACATCTACTCTCTGAAGTCGTTAGGAGTCCTTGTGATGATGCAATCTGGAATTCACTAATTGAAATTTCACTAACTATTTGAACTTTATCTTTGAGAGCAAATCTATCATGAATCAAACCAAAAGCATATGGGGTGAGAACATGCAAGTAACAACTCTCATCTTCATGCACAATATCAACATTTAGAGGAACTTTCAAGAGAACTTTAGCAGcttttccatctctctctgcTCTCAAACTCAACAACAAACATTcaagatttttgaaaagatCTGGAAGCCGTGAATGTCGCTGGACAACCTGCATGACTTTGGAATTGATCGATTCTAAGCGGTTATTTGTTCTGTTTCCAAAACTAACCGCAGTCTGAAGAGCTGGGACCCATTCTTCTTTTATTGGATGCCAATTTTTTTCGAAGTAATCGATGAACTTTATTAGTTTTAatcttttaatttcatcataGATGGAGTTATATTCATCCTCATTTTTAGAATAGGTCAATTTCTGGGCATACTCTTGGTACAGAACTCTTTCTCCACTAGAAATTCCCATCTTTTCACAGTTGATTTCTCTTTTAAATGATCTTAATGTGTGAAATAAACAGATCAACATTTCTGCCCTTTGAAACCCATTTTTAAAAGACTTCCTCTCTTGGAAGTCTTTGTCAGTCATAATTGTGACTGTATTTTCCCAAGCCGGATTATGCTTCTTGAATACCTCAACCATTTTATCTATGGTGAGGGCATCTTCTGAAGCAAGCAACATTAGAGCCACAATTTCTGAATTGCCATTGCCGTCCTCTACAATAAGAATGTACAAGGGGATTCGTAAGTTGGAAACTTTGTAAATTGCATCAACAAACAAAATTTCAGGATAAGTTGAGTAAGTTCTTTGCATCTCAATGTCCTGATAGAATAACCCAAGAAATTGATTTTCTTCATTGCtcacaatttcaacaatattaccATCTTTGTTCTGAAGATACTTCAATGTGTCCTGTAAACTGTCTTCTGAATCCTTTTTTGCATTGAGGTTGTGCAAGTCCTTTAACAATACCTTCTTGGAGGAGAGAAGTTCAGCTTGAAGCAATTTCTTGTTGACCCTCAATTTCAGCATATGCTGCACCATTTCTCTGGTTTCAATGTCTAGCTGACGCTGTCGAGGTAGAAGTGAATGAGTCTCctgtaaaaaaaaacattgatcaACTTactgatggaaattactgagatattgcaattattcatgtgctaatgaattaatcattGTTATtagacgaaaatccaaattaaatgctgaaaattcccgggctgacaaataatttttgaatagtagtgctcaccgaatttctatctagctgtttaccctgttgtcaatatttgcagtagcagaagtcttcggggtgaattacagcatttaatctggattttcgtttaataataataattgatcaactGGAAAAAATGATCAAAGAATACAATTTAGTATAAATGTTGCAGAAGAACCTCTACTATCTGAACTGATTGAGACCGGGGTTTCTATggcaaataaatattcataggcATGGGCATATAGGTTCAGggcattttgatgatgtacttattgtatgaatcaatcaatctgtgCTATGATGATTGTTAGGTAATTTGAACATCAAGTAAACCTATTGtttgattacatcaataattgaataataataaacaagcaATATAGTCATGAACAATTTGATCTGTTTTTAATCATTTCAATGCCAATTGAACCtagttcaattttaaattaagaAAACATTATAACAAAATAAACAATGTTTTATGGAGGTTTTACTTCAACGTTCCACTTTTGCCGGCAGAAGAGAATTTCTAGAAAAcatacaattattgaaaaagagcACTGGGTATTTTAAATTCATCTTCAAGAAAAAAATCCTGCTGAGCCTAGGTACACATGGGCGGCAATTGCAGTAACCTCATCACGACTGCAATTTGCGGTCGACTAGTTAACTCGGGCAGCAATGCGACCGCACCCCGCTGCCGTCCAGTGCATGTGTGTGCTGCCTTATTTGTTTCTGTGGTCGTGTGTACTGCAACTGCCGCTCGTATGTACCCAGGCTAAGGATATCGACTTCTTCTATAGACTATAGCTACAgataaacaaattataaaatacaacaGATAAGAAGAACACAGTAATAAaattttttcaagtataaaacttgaaatgtaaagttgaataataaaataaaaaatatggaacTTAAAAAATTCAGCCAATGTCTTTTAGAGAATGTTAGTTTGTAATTTCATCACTTTTCTGTGCAAACTGgtctttttaatttttcacttttaaaaagtgaaaatccCTTCCCTTCCTCTTGCCACGTAATTTAGGCGTTGCCAGTGGACGTTCCAGTTGACTGGAATTAGCTATTTGCTACGTGTACAACATAAAACTAGGAAAGTGGTGTCGCCAGTAGCTGATTCAGTTCATTGGCGCCAGTCAACTTAAACATCTACTAGCAACGACATTAGCCTACTGCCAGTTTAATTATTCAAGTGACTAATTATTAAAGTGACCATTTATCCTTTATGCTATCACTTTGAACAAGAACGCAATTATTGTTGTGtgttaattttgaaatgttgctgagacaaattgaataaatttgataagtgccAGTTTTAAGAATCTTTTTTCACTTGCTTGCAAGTAACTGATATTTTTACCGCCGAATTTTGGGTGGCAAAAGAAGGGCGTTGAAAACACCACTGTTCATAGGGccaataaacaataattcataattgagattagcCTACCTGATTTCGATCATGATTGTGCTCGTCAACGCAGGAGACCAAATCCAAAGTGTTGCCATCAGAAGAAACCCTGAATTTCATGACGAATGGACAATTCTGTTTGTAGGTGCTGTAAAAATACACGTcagaaaattatcaaataaattatattattcattggtATCATGCATATTAAGTCAGATGAGACTTAATCTACCTTATGTTGAGCAGCGGTTACAGTGAATGGTAAAAGCGGCCTAAAACGGAGAattctgattttattcaaatataagtCATGACTAGCAACTACATGTTGCATTTGTTATGACAACCGATATATGCATTAGTACTGCTAAGTAAAATTAGCTCAAGAAGATACTATAGAATGAATACTTCTTATTCAGCTGAGTTTTTTCTGACATCCTTAACATGCATGGGCTAATTACCGTTTCtaatgttgaataaataattaaaaagaaTAGAGCAAGGTAAACACCATTAAAAATCGTTAATCTGAAACATGATACGATTGGTGTAGGTAAGTATATTTTACCTGCCCAGTTAGTTGGCGTCAAATTTGTTAGAGGCGTGCCTCTAAGCGGTGTGGCACacctaacaaataaataagCTTTTCCTAAAGCTCCATTCATATCCACCGACAACGACCGACAAGCAGCGTGCCCGACATCGAACGACAAGGTATGATTCAATGTAATTTGAGTGGACACGCCGTTCTGTGTCAGTGCGGTCAACTGTGGGGAGCAAACCTTGTCGGTCGATTTCGAGCACGCTACGTGTCGGCCGTTGTGAATTGAACTACCTAAAATGGTCAGTTGGCTGCTGCTATATTAACTTAAGCAGACAtattaatgaatgaagaat
The Nilaparvata lugens isolate BPH unplaced genomic scaffold, ASM1435652v1 scaffold4295, whole genome shotgun sequence DNA segment above includes these coding regions:
- the LOC111053676 gene encoding LOW QUALITY PROTEIN: protein FAR-RED ELONGATED HYPOCOTYL 3-like (The sequence of the model RefSeq protein was modified relative to this genomic sequence to represent the inferred CDS: deleted 2 bases in 1 codon); this translates as MKFTSFKDLKKFITEKEKNDFIQCFINDSRTIENARRRGVIRFIKEELVYYELNYKCIHSGVTRSKSKGLRPKQSTYKQNCPFVMKFRVSSDGNTLDLVSCVDEHNHDRNQETHSLLPRQRQLDIETREMVQHMLKLRVNKKLLQAELLSSKKVLLKDLHNLNAKKDSEDSLQDTLKYLQNKDGNIVEIVSNEENQFLGLFYQDIEMQRTYSTYPEILFVDAIYKVSNLRIPLYILIVEDGNGNSEIVALMLLASEDALTIDKMVEVFKKHNPAWENTVTIMTDKDFQERKSFKNGFQRAEMLICLFHTLRSFKREINCEKMGISSGERVLYQEYAQKLTYSKNEDEYNSIYDEIKRLKLIKFIDYFEKNWHPIKEEWVPALQTAVSFGNRTNNRLESINSKVMQVVQRHSRLPDLFKNLECLLLSLRAERDGKAAKVLLKVPLNVDIVHEDESCYLHVLTPYAFGLIHDRFALKDKVQIVSEISISEFQIASSQGLLTTSESRCSCRFFYSYNLPCHHVLHVREKLSLPLFDSILVPQRWTKEFYLNNSRLMLTDTTRSLAEAVITQSSVSTKKVLSQNDKYRMAITKIQKIATLASEVSSRQFPQRMQVLNDIIRLWELDKEVSVVEVETFCGSEVHLDEVSVENNFVKESSVVVDIGSFNVHHNTFIEIPSVGDLNEGLGMPQTKLSTGETPVLPLMPKKMKQKGRPKGANSTVIGLPRKKGNNRMIPFERKKSRDRQLLMLQWFITRDRAFLALDGQVVEKHEVEVNENKVSSGCLDSRCEIKSIRKYFTSDAWKSIESLVKFKRNNHPFFVQNASWILVKIVYHAVVVWRTFILGVVE